From the genome of Treponema peruense:
TTTACAACAAACGAAGCCAGAAGAGCCATTCCCCATGGTCCGCCCTCGCCAGCAGTACTCATTGCAGAAACAGGAGTATGCATTGCAGCAGCCATTACTGGAAGACCAACACCTTCTGTTTTAAAGAAACCACCGTGTCCGGTAAGTCTGTCCAAAGAAACATTTTCCTTGTCAAACAGAATATCCATACCGGTTCTCAGAGCGCCCAGTGCTGTAAATAAGTGTGCACGCATAAAATTTTCCAGAGTAAAATGTGCATTTTGGGTACGAACAAAAAGCGGGCGTCCTTCATTAAAGCCTGTCATCGACTCGCCAGAAATATAGTTAAACGGAATAAGTCCGCCGCAGTCCTTTTCACCTTCCATTGCTGCACCCAAAAGTACCGAATAAAGCTGGGACTTATCAAATTCTGCACCCATTCTTTTGGCAGCTTCACCAAAAAGTTTTATCCACTTGTCATATTCTCCGGTACAGTTATTTGCATGAGCCATGGCGGCAGGCTTTCCGTCAGGTGTAGAAACCATATCAATAAGTCCGTTATACGAATGGTTCAGTTTCTTTTCCAGAACAATCATTGCAAAAACCGAAGTTCCTGCAGAAACATTACCGGTTCTTGGGGCAACTGAATTCGTAGCAGTCATTCCTGTACCTGCATCTCCTTCAGGCGGGGCAAGAATCACACCGGCTTCCAAAGTTCCGTCTTTATCAAGCCAGGAAGCACCTTCTGCGGTTAAAGTTCCGGCATTTTCCCCAGCCGAAAGAACTTCAGGAAGAATATTCTCCAGCTTCCACGAAAACTTTTTGTCCTTTACAAGAGCATTGAATTTGGAAAGCATGTCAGAATCGTAACTTCCTGAATCTGCATCAATCGGGAACATACCGGAAGCATCTCCGATTCCAAGAACTTTTTGTCCCGTAAGTTTCCAATGAACATAACCCGCCAATGTTGTCAAAAAGTCAATCTGAGGAACATGATCCTCCCCGTTAAGAATGGCCTGGTAAAGGTGTGCAATACTCCATCTCTCCGGAACAGGATAATCAAACAAAGCAGACAATTCTTTTGAAGCCTGTCCTGTTATTGTATTTCGCCATGTTCTGAATGGTACAAGCTGATTTCCGTCTTTGTCAAAAGCGAGATATCCATGCATCATAGCACTGATTCCCATAGCACGAAGTTTTGTAAGTTTTACGCCATATTTTTTAAGAACATCCGCTTTCATATCAGAAAAAGCAGTCGAAATTCCATTATGAATTTCTTCCAGGGAATAAGTCCAAATTCCATTTTCCAGGGAATTTTCCCAGTCAAAGGCACCACCGGCAACAGGCTCATTTTTAGAATTAATTAGAACAGCTTTGATTCTTGTAGAACCGAACTCTATTCCAAGAATACTGTCTCCATTTTGAATTTCCTTTGCAATCTTTTCTATTTCCATTTGACACTCCCAAAATTGAAAATCGTATAGTTATATTATCAGCCGATTTTACAAAAAAGGCAAGTGTTTTCTATATTTTTATGATTTTTATCGATATTTATGGATATAAAAGAAACAATTTAAACAAAAAAAAGCCGGCGGCCACCTACTTTCCCGCTCTCGCAGTATCATCGGCGCAGGGGAGCTTGACTTCCGTGTTCGGAATGGGAACGGGTATTTCCTCCCCGCCATGGCCACCGGCATCATAAGAGCCGCATCAGAGGCTGAAAACTTTGTCTCAAGGAAGTACCCTTCCAGGCTGCAAAGTCTTGGCGGAACACTGTCCGCAGAAAGAAACAAAATGATTTTTGAAGGAACAATATGGCCAAGCCTCACGACCTATTAGTACCGCTCGGCTGTGCACGTCACCGTACCTGCACCTGCGGCCTATCAACCGGGTGGTCTGCCCGGGGTCTACAGGGGAGTCATGCTCCCAGGGATGTCTAATCTTGAGGCGGGCTTCCCGCTTAGATGCTTTCAGCGGTTATCCCTTCCGAACTTAGATACCCGGCACTTGCTCCTGGCGGAACAACCGGTACACCAGAGGTTCGTCCACCTCGGTCCTCTCGTACTAAAGGCAGCTCCTCTCAAACATCCAACGCCCGCAACAGATAGGGACCGAACTGTCTCGCGACGTTCTGAACCCAGCTCACGTACCGCTTTAATTGGCGAACAGCCAAACCCTTGGGACCTGCTCCAGCCCCAGGATGCGATGAGCCGACATCGAGGTGCCAAACTTTCCCGTCGATGTGAACTCTTGGGGAAAATCAGCCTGTTATCCCCGGAGTACCTTTTGTCCGTTAAGTGATGGCCCTTCCACTCGGAACCATCAGATCATTAAGACCTGCTTTCGCACCTGCTCGAGATGTCTCTCTCGCAGTCAAGCCCCCTTGTGCCTTTACACTCGCGCCCTGATTCCCAACCAGGGTGAGGGGACCTTCGCGCACCTCCGTTAAACTTTGGGAGGCGACCGCCCCAGTCAAACCGCCCGCCTAGCACTGTCCGCTCTCCCGCTTCAGGGAAAGCGTTAGAAATCCCATCCGTCAGGGCTGGTATTTCACCGGCGGCTCCGCGCAACCTGACGGCCACGCCTCTCTGCCTCCCAGCTATCCTACACATGACGAATAGAATCCCAATGCTAAGTTGCGGTGAAGGTTCACGGGGTCTTTCCGTCTGATTGCGGGTATCCGGCTTCTTTACCGGAACATAAATTTCACCGAGTCTCGCGTTGAGACAGTGCCCAGAATCGTTACACCATTCATGCGGGTCGGAACTTACCCGACAAGGAATTTCGCTACCTTAGGACCGTTATAGTTACGGCCGCCGTTTACCGGGGCTTCGGTTCGCACCTTCGGATTGCTCCTGAGCGCTCCCCTTAACCTTCCGGCACCGGGCAGGTGTCACCACCTATACGTCCCATTGCTGGTTCGCAGATGGCTGTGTTTTTGATAAACAGTCGCCTGGGCCTGCTTTCTGCCGCTCCCAAACCTTTCGACCGGGAGCCACACTTCTTCCGAAGTTACGTGTGCATTTTGCCGAGTTCCTTAACGCGAGGTCGCTCGTGCGCCTTAGATTACTC
Proteins encoded in this window:
- a CDS encoding xylulokinase; protein product: MEIEKIAKEIQNGDSILGIEFGSTRIKAVLINSKNEPVAGGAFDWENSLENGIWTYSLEEIHNGISTAFSDMKADVLKKYGVKLTKLRAMGISAMMHGYLAFDKDGNQLVPFRTWRNTITGQASKELSALFDYPVPERWSIAHLYQAILNGEDHVPQIDFLTTLAGYVHWKLTGQKVLGIGDASGMFPIDADSGSYDSDMLSKFNALVKDKKFSWKLENILPEVLSAGENAGTLTAEGASWLDKDGTLEAGVILAPPEGDAGTGMTATNSVAPRTGNVSAGTSVFAMIVLEKKLNHSYNGLIDMVSTPDGKPAAMAHANNCTGEYDKWIKLFGEAAKRMGAEFDKSQLYSVLLGAAMEGEKDCGGLIPFNYISGESMTGFNEGRPLFVRTQNAHFTLENFMRAHLFTALGALRTGMDILFDKENVSLDRLTGHGGFFKTEGVGLPVMAAAMHTPVSAMSTAGEGGPWGMALLASFVVNGNGMKLPEWLDKFVFASAKVDTVKPLQADIDGFNAFFANYKKGLAVERAAVENID